In a genomic window of Pelotomaculum thermopropionicum SI:
- the NrdD gene encoding oxygen-sensitive ribonucleoside-triphosphate reductase produces the protein MFRTIKKRDGREVPFDETKITDAIFKAARAVGGEDRQTAMELTIEVLKLLKKKYNGSVFGVEDVQDVVEKVLIEAGHARTAKAYILYRDKRTRIREAKSDLMDAVEEILEETNRENANISNSPSAKMLQIASAASKKYYLTRLIPEEMSQAHLRGDIHIHDLDFYAKTLTCLQIPLKKLLTEGFNTGHGYIRPPKRPTSATALAAIILQSSQNDMHGGQSFAFFDRDIAPFVEDADDFETYQAMEALIYNLNSMHSRAGAQVPFSSINIGAETSEPARRVTKNLLLAYEAGLGKGENPIFPNIIFRVKEGVNLNPGDPNYDLFKLAVRVASKRLNPTFSFMDSSFNREWGTEVAYMGCRTRVMANRRGPAVTDRRGNLSFTTVNLPRLAIKAERNLEDFYRRLSDVIDLAVRQLYHRYSIQSRLKVKDMPFIMGQKLYLDSENLGPEDPIAEAIKHGTLTVGFIGLAEALIALTGCHHGESEESQALGLEIVSFMRKKIDEAAEEYDLNYTLLATPAEGLSGRFVALDRREFGLIPGVTTKEYYTNSFHVPVDFPITSFEKISLEGPYHKYCNAGHISYVEMEAPPVHNPDAVEAIIRHMRNSDMGYGGINYPVDFCTNCNLLGVINEDICPRCGSGSIRRVRRITGYLSTTDRFNDSKLAELRDRVPHR, from the coding sequence ATGTTCAGGACCATTAAAAAACGTGACGGTAGGGAAGTTCCCTTCGACGAAACCAAAATTACAGATGCTATCTTTAAGGCTGCCCGGGCGGTAGGCGGAGAGGACCGCCAGACAGCGATGGAGCTGACCATCGAGGTTTTAAAGCTTTTAAAGAAGAAATACAACGGCAGCGTGTTTGGAGTGGAGGACGTTCAGGACGTGGTGGAGAAGGTCCTGATCGAGGCCGGCCATGCCCGCACTGCAAAAGCGTACATCCTGTACCGCGATAAGCGCACGCGCATACGTGAGGCAAAAAGCGATCTGATGGACGCCGTGGAGGAGATCCTGGAGGAGACCAACCGGGAAAACGCCAACATCAGCAACTCCCCGTCGGCCAAGATGCTTCAGATAGCCAGCGCGGCCAGCAAGAAGTATTATCTGACCCGCCTGATTCCGGAAGAGATGTCCCAGGCCCACCTGCGGGGGGACATTCATATCCATGACCTTGACTTCTATGCCAAAACGCTTACATGCCTTCAAATCCCGTTGAAGAAACTGCTGACGGAGGGGTTCAACACCGGCCATGGGTATATCAGGCCGCCCAAGCGGCCCACCTCGGCCACCGCCCTGGCGGCGATAATCCTGCAGAGTTCACAGAACGACATGCACGGCGGCCAGTCCTTTGCCTTCTTTGACCGGGACATTGCCCCTTTTGTGGAGGATGCCGATGACTTCGAGACCTACCAGGCCATGGAGGCCTTAATATATAACCTTAACAGCATGCATTCGCGGGCCGGTGCCCAGGTGCCTTTTTCTTCCATAAACATAGGCGCCGAGACTTCCGAACCGGCCCGGCGGGTGACGAAAAACCTCCTCCTGGCTTACGAGGCCGGTCTTGGGAAAGGAGAGAACCCCATCTTCCCCAACATCATTTTCAGGGTTAAAGAGGGCGTCAACTTAAATCCCGGCGATCCCAACTACGACCTGTTCAAGCTGGCCGTCAGAGTGGCGAGCAAGCGGCTAAACCCCACATTCAGCTTTATGGATTCATCCTTCAACAGGGAGTGGGGCACGGAGGTTGCTTACATGGGGTGCCGGACCAGGGTCATGGCAAACCGGCGCGGCCCGGCCGTAACCGACAGGAGGGGAAACCTTTCCTTCACCACCGTAAACCTTCCCCGGCTGGCCATAAAAGCCGAGCGGAACCTCGAAGACTTCTACCGCAGGCTTTCAGATGTGATAGACCTGGCCGTGCGCCAGCTTTATCACCGTTACAGCATCCAGTCAAGGCTGAAGGTTAAGGACATGCCCTTTATTATGGGGCAAAAACTGTACCTGGATTCGGAAAACCTGGGCCCCGAGGACCCCATTGCCGAGGCGATAAAACACGGTACACTTACCGTCGGCTTTATCGGCCTGGCCGAAGCCTTGATTGCACTGACCGGCTGTCACCACGGGGAAAGTGAGGAGTCGCAGGCCCTCGGCCTGGAGATTGTTTCCTTTATGCGCAAAAAGATTGACGAGGCTGCCGAGGAGTACGACCTGAACTATACCCTCCTGGCTACTCCGGCAGAGGGGCTTTCCGGGCGCTTTGTCGCTCTGGACCGCAGGGAGTTCGGGCTTATCCCGGGGGTGACCACCAAGGAATACTATACCAACTCCTTCCATGTGCCGGTGGACTTTCCAATCACCAGCTTCGAGAAAATCAGCCTGGAGGGGCCGTACCACAAATATTGCAACGCCGGGCACATCAGCTACGTTGAAATGGAAGCGCCACCTGTGCATAATCCGGATGCGGTGGAGGCGATCATCAGGCACATGCGCAACAGCGATATGGGCTACGGGGGCATAAACTACCCGGTTGACTTCTGCACCAACTGCAACCTGCTGGGGGTAATCAACGAGGACATTTGCCCCCGCTGCGGGTCCGGCAGCATCAGGCGGGTGCGCCGCATTACCGGCTACCTGAGCACCACCGACCGCTTCAACGACAGCAAGCTGGCCGAGCTCAGGGACAGGGTGCCGCACAGGTGA
- a CDS encoding predicted transcriptional regulator (consists of a Zn-ribbon and ATP-cone domains), whose amino-acid sequence MRCPFCGFSDSRVLDSRPTVEGNSIRRRRECCGCSKRFTTYERVDEPSLIVVKKDGRREAFHRQKLLQGLIKACQKRPVSTEKLEAIVDGIERELRQTMEPEIKSQYIGELVMERLRKLDEVAYVRFASVYREFRDAESFMEELKNLLEKNREGLRGGPGDHVQDH is encoded by the coding sequence GTGAGGTGTCCTTTTTGCGGCTTCTCCGACAGCCGGGTGCTTGATTCAAGGCCCACAGTGGAGGGCAACTCGATCCGGCGCCGCAGGGAGTGCTGCGGCTGCAGCAAGCGGTTTACCACCTATGAAAGGGTGGACGAGCCCTCCCTGATTGTGGTGAAAAAGGACGGCCGCAGGGAGGCTTTTCACCGGCAAAAGCTTCTGCAGGGCTTGATTAAGGCCTGCCAGAAGCGCCCCGTTTCCACGGAAAAGCTTGAAGCCATTGTGGACGGCATTGAAAGGGAATTGCGCCAGACCATGGAGCCGGAAATAAAAAGCCAGTACATCGGCGAACTGGTTATGGAGCGCCTGCGGAAGCTGGACGAAGTTGCCTACGTGCGCTTTGCTTCCGTTTACCGCGAATTCCGGGACGCTGAGAGTTTTATGGAAGAGTTAAAAAATCTTCTTGAAAAGAATCGCGAGGGCTTAAGGGGAGGGCCAGGAGATCATGTTCAGGACCATTAA
- a CDS encoding uncharacterized conserved protein, with protein sequence MVKISDLRAREVINVVDGRRLGMIKDIDIDLEEGRITAIILPGAGGGRFLGFLGKEDEIVVPWEKIRKIGADVILVEVNSFTDPRHELRTKY encoded by the coding sequence ATGGTTAAGATCTCTGATCTGCGGGCGCGGGAGGTAATTAATGTAGTTGATGGGCGGCGGCTCGGAATGATCAAAGATATAGACATCGATCTGGAAGAAGGTAGGATAACCGCCATTATCCTGCCGGGTGCGGGCGGAGGCAGGTTTTTGGGTTTTCTGGGCAAGGAAGACGAGATTGTGGTGCCCTGGGAAAAGATCAGGAAGATTGGAGCAGATGTGATTCTGGTGGAGGTAAACAGCTTTACCGATCCGAGACATGAGCTCAGGACAAAATACTGA
- the FliA gene encoding DNA-directed RNA polymerase specialized sigma subunit, translated as MLVNKVEICGVNTSKLPVLTGSQMKALFEAMHKGDASARTKLINGNLRLVLSVIQRFTNRGEYVDDLFQVGCIGLMKAIDNFDLSQNVKFSTYAVPMIIGEIRRYLRDNNPIRVSRSLRDVAYKALQVRDALVNKYSREPSINEIACELKMPREEIVFALDAIQEPISLFEPIYHDGGDPIFVMDQISDEKNQDQNWLEGIAIRDALRKLSDREKLILTLRFYEGKTQMEVAEEIGISQAQVSRLEKAALNHMKKHI; from the coding sequence ATGCTGGTGAACAAGGTGGAGATTTGCGGCGTCAACACATCCAAGCTCCCGGTCCTGACAGGAAGTCAGATGAAAGCTTTGTTCGAGGCCATGCATAAAGGGGATGCCTCCGCCCGGACCAAGCTGATTAACGGCAATCTCAGACTTGTTTTAAGCGTTATCCAGCGTTTTACCAACAGGGGCGAGTATGTAGACGATCTCTTTCAGGTGGGCTGCATCGGCCTGATGAAGGCAATTGACAACTTCGATCTGTCCCAGAACGTAAAGTTTTCGACCTATGCCGTGCCGATGATTATCGGCGAGATCCGCCGGTATTTAAGGGACAACAACCCGATCCGGGTCAGCCGTTCCCTCCGGGACGTGGCATACAAGGCCCTGCAGGTGAGGGACGCTCTGGTTAATAAATACTCCCGCGAACCTTCAATCAACGAAATCGCCTGCGAGTTAAAAATGCCCAGGGAGGAAATAGTTTTCGCCCTGGACGCCATCCAGGAACCCATTTCGCTTTTCGAGCCCATCTACCACGACGGCGGCGATCCTATTTTTGTGATGGACCAGATCAGCGATGAGAAAAATCAGGATCAAAACTGGCTGGAAGGCATCGCCATCAGGGACGCTTTAAGAAAGCTTAGCGACCGCGAAAAGCTGATTCTAACTCTGCGTTTTTACGAAGGAAAAACCCAGATGGAAGTGGCCGAAGAAATCGGCATATCCCAGGCGCAGGTGTCGCGGCTGGAAAAGGCGGCGCTTAATCATATGAAAAAACATATATGA
- the FliA gene encoding DNA-directed RNA polymerase specialized sigma subunit has product MGLNKFLRLRWTFRLALIRFLIWLGYRPRVYYVGSSEALPPPLTTDEESFLISRLESGDGAVRSVLIERNLRLVVYIARKFENTGVGIEDLVSIGTIGLIKAVNTFDPAKKIKLATYASRCIENEILMYLRRSVKNRAEVSFDEPLNIDWDGNELLLSDVLGTENDIIYKFIEDEIEKKLLHLALQKLSGRERRIMELRFGLNNGTEKTQKEVADLLGISQSYISRLEKRIIKRLKKEIHRME; this is encoded by the coding sequence GTGGGTTTAAATAAATTCTTGCGGCTGAGGTGGACCTTCCGCCTGGCCTTGATTCGCTTCTTGATCTGGCTGGGCTACCGGCCCAGGGTGTATTACGTCGGGAGCAGTGAGGCCCTGCCGCCGCCCCTGACCACAGATGAGGAGTCCTTTCTGATCAGCCGGCTCGAGTCGGGCGACGGGGCGGTAAGAAGCGTCCTGATTGAGAGAAATTTACGCCTTGTGGTTTACATTGCCCGCAAGTTCGAAAATACCGGCGTGGGCATTGAAGACCTGGTATCCATAGGGACAATCGGGCTGATAAAGGCGGTCAACACTTTTGACCCGGCCAAGAAGATAAAGCTGGCCACCTATGCCTCCCGCTGCATTGAAAACGAGATCCTGATGTATCTGAGAAGAAGCGTTAAAAATCGCGCTGAGGTCTCTTTTGACGAGCCCCTGAATATTGACTGGGACGGGAACGAACTGCTCTTGTCGGACGTGCTGGGCACGGAGAACGACATAATTTATAAGTTTATTGAAGACGAAATTGAAAAAAAGCTTTTGCACCTGGCCCTTCAGAAGCTTTCCGGCCGGGAGCGCCGGATTATGGAACTGCGCTTCGGGCTTAACAACGGAACGGAAAAGACTCAGAAAGAGGTGGCCGATTTGCTGGGAATATCCCAGTCGTATATTTCCAGACTGGAGAAAAGAATTATCAAAAGGCTGAAAAAGGAAATACACCGCATGGAATAG
- a CDS encoding peptidase_U4, Sporulation factor SpoIIGA (pfam03419), producing MAAYTVYLDQVFLGNAVMNYAILWAASKLSRTPASRGRLVAGACLGAAYSLSLFVPGMEFFLSAWFKAAFSVVIAAAVFAPLPPVKFLTCLGCFYLASFVLGGLVFGMIFFTHQGRVAGSGSAVEVIAEHFWPGIVLGLAAFWTAGRGFSALVKKGCFDGLFKIPLSVKSEGKQVKLEALLDTGNHLKDPLTRHPVVVVEYAALKPLLPPEVQACFEKEGEPDVWQILNLLGEKRFAGRFSAVPFQSLSRIGGLMVGYRPDEVIIEQKGRQLRAEKVVLAIYHSSLDPGNSYHALVGPELIGLG from the coding sequence ATGGCGGCGTACACCGTTTACCTCGACCAGGTGTTTCTCGGCAATGCAGTTATGAACTACGCCATCCTGTGGGCCGCCTCTAAACTAAGCCGGACGCCGGCGAGCAGGGGCAGGCTGGTAGCAGGGGCTTGCCTTGGAGCGGCATATTCCCTTTCGCTGTTTGTTCCCGGAATGGAATTTTTCCTTTCAGCATGGTTTAAGGCCGCCTTTTCGGTAGTTATTGCTGCTGCTGTATTTGCCCCCCTTCCTCCCGTTAAGTTTCTGACCTGCCTGGGCTGTTTTTACCTGGCCTCCTTTGTTCTGGGCGGGCTGGTTTTCGGGATGATTTTTTTTACTCACCAGGGCCGGGTTGCCGGTTCCGGCAGTGCCGTGGAGGTCATTGCGGAACATTTCTGGCCGGGGATTGTTCTGGGGCTGGCCGCCTTTTGGACGGCGGGAAGAGGCTTCAGTGCGCTGGTAAAAAAAGGATGTTTTGATGGCCTTTTTAAAATTCCCCTTTCCGTAAAATCGGAGGGGAAACAGGTGAAATTAGAAGCCCTGCTTGATACCGGCAACCATCTGAAGGACCCTTTAACCAGGCATCCGGTTGTGGTGGTTGAATACGCGGCTTTAAAACCTCTTCTTCCCCCTGAAGTACAGGCTTGTTTTGAAAAAGAAGGCGAGCCCGATGTCTGGCAAATTTTAAACTTATTGGGTGAGAAGCGCTTTGCCGGGCGTTTTAGCGCCGTTCCCTTTCAATCTCTCAGCCGGATTGGCGGGCTGATGGTCGGCTACCGTCCGGACGAGGTGATTATAGAGCAAAAGGGCAGGCAACTGCGGGCTGAAAAGGTTGTTCTGGCCATTTACCACAGCAGCCTCGATCCCGGCAACTCTTACCATGCCCTGGTGGGACCTGAACTGATAGGCTTGGGATAA
- the SelD gene encoding selenophosphate synthase — protein sequence MLCRLSPMKDPNLLVGSSTCDDAAVYRLNDETAIVLTVDYFTPVVDDPYTFGLITAANALSDIYAMGAKPLIALNIIGFPSKALPLEVLVEILKGGADKVKEAGALIAGGHTIEDNEPKYGLAVAGLVSPDRVMTNAGARPGDALILTKPLGTGIITTALKGELADDLAYNEAVRLMAALNDRAAKVMSEYGAHACTDITGFGLLGHLYEMMAASGAAARIWLDRVPVLGQARSLAAMGMIPAGAYRNLGYLENRLRWEKGIDELDKLILADPQTSGGLLMSVPEEKGGAAVNALLASGVAAARIGEVVEAGEPRIYIER from the coding sequence GTGCTGTGCCGGTTGAGCCCCATGAAGGATCCGAACCTGCTGGTTGGCTCCTCCACCTGCGATGACGCAGCGGTTTACCGCTTAAACGACGAAACTGCCATAGTGCTGACGGTGGACTACTTTACTCCAGTGGTTGACGACCCGTATACGTTCGGTTTGATTACGGCGGCCAACGCCCTTAGCGATATTTACGCCATGGGTGCGAAACCGCTAATTGCCCTTAACATTATCGGGTTTCCTTCAAAGGCCTTGCCGCTGGAGGTTCTGGTGGAAATACTCAAAGGCGGGGCCGACAAGGTGAAGGAAGCCGGTGCCCTGATTGCAGGCGGCCATACCATAGAAGATAACGAGCCAAAGTACGGTTTGGCCGTTGCCGGCCTGGTCAGCCCGGACCGGGTTATGACCAATGCCGGGGCGCGCCCGGGCGATGCGCTGATCCTGACCAAGCCCCTGGGAACGGGCATTATTACGACCGCCTTAAAAGGAGAGTTGGCGGACGATTTGGCCTATAACGAAGCGGTGCGGCTGATGGCCGCCTTAAACGACCGGGCGGCCAAGGTTATGTCCGAATACGGGGCGCATGCCTGTACCGATATAACAGGGTTCGGCCTGCTCGGTCACCTTTACGAGATGATGGCTGCCAGCGGGGCCGCTGCCCGCATCTGGCTGGACAGGGTGCCCGTGCTTGGGCAGGCCCGTTCCCTGGCCGCTATGGGAATGATACCGGCAGGGGCCTATCGCAACCTTGGTTACCTGGAAAACAGGCTGCGGTGGGAGAAGGGCATCGACGAGCTTGACAAGTTAATTCTGGCCGACCCGCAGACTTCAGGCGGCCTGTTGATGTCCGTGCCGGAGGAAAAGGGCGGCGCTGCTGTTAACGCTTTACTGGCTTCCGGTGTGGCCGCGGCCAGGATTGGTGAGGTTGTTGAAGCCGGAGAGCCCCGTATATATATCGAAAGGTAG
- the FtsZ gene encoding cell division GTPase — MLDFELELDQFANIKVIGVGGGGNNAVNRMISAGLKGVEFIAVNTDAQALYLAQANQKIQIGAKLTKGLGSGGNPEIGQKAAEESRDEIVQALKGSDMVFVTAGMGGGTGTGAAPIVAEVAKELGALTVGVVTKPFTFEGRKRASQAEAGIENLKAKVDTLITIPNDRLLQVIEKHTSIVEAFRIADDVLRQGVQGISDLIAVPGLINLDFADVKTIMKETGSALMGIGTASGENRATEAARTAISSPLLETSIEGARGVLLNITGGTSLGLFEVNEAAEIIAQAADPEANIIFGAVIDERMEDEVRVTVIATGFDQRGRKKERPKAELEIKSFSNNDDLDIPAFLRRR, encoded by the coding sequence ATGCTTGATTTTGAGCTTGAACTGGACCAGTTTGCCAACATAAAGGTGATAGGAGTCGGGGGCGGGGGCAATAACGCGGTAAACCGGATGATTAGCGCCGGGCTGAAAGGTGTGGAGTTTATCGCGGTAAATACCGATGCCCAGGCCCTTTATCTGGCCCAGGCTAACCAGAAGATTCAGATCGGCGCCAAACTTACGAAAGGGCTCGGCTCGGGGGGCAATCCCGAAATCGGCCAGAAAGCCGCCGAAGAAAGCCGCGATGAGATCGTGCAGGCCCTGAAGGGGTCGGATATGGTTTTTGTAACCGCCGGCATGGGAGGCGGTACGGGGACCGGCGCCGCGCCCATAGTGGCCGAAGTGGCTAAGGAACTTGGCGCTCTGACCGTGGGAGTGGTAACCAAGCCGTTTACTTTCGAAGGGCGCAAGAGGGCCAGCCAGGCCGAAGCCGGCATTGAAAACCTCAAAGCCAAGGTGGACACCCTGATTACCATTCCCAATGACAGGCTTTTGCAGGTAATTGAAAAACACACGTCCATAGTTGAGGCCTTCCGGATTGCGGACGATGTGCTCCGCCAGGGCGTGCAGGGAATTTCAGACCTTATTGCCGTGCCCGGCCTGATTAACCTGGATTTTGCCGATGTTAAGACGATCATGAAAGAAACCGGGTCGGCCCTGATGGGCATCGGTACGGCCAGCGGTGAAAACAGGGCCACCGAGGCGGCCCGCACCGCCATTTCCAGCCCGCTTCTGGAGACTTCTATCGAGGGTGCCAGGGGAGTCCTGTTAAATATTACAGGCGGAACTTCACTCGGCCTGTTCGAGGTTAATGAAGCGGCGGAGATAATTGCCCAGGCTGCCGATCCCGAAGCCAACATCATTTTCGGGGCGGTAATCGACGAGCGGATGGAAGACGAAGTAAGGGTTACCGTCATTGCCACCGGGTTTGATCAGAGGGGCCGCAAAAAGGAGCGTCCGAAGGCCGAACTGGAGATCAAATCCTTTTCAAATAACGACGACCTGGATATTCCGGCCTTTCTGCGCCGGCGCTGA
- the FtsA gene encoding actin-like ATPase (involved in cell division), with amino-acid sequence MAKERSFLLVGLDIGTSKTAVVIAEYVNGRPELKGSGVSPSAGLEEGVIADTGAAAGAIKQAMDAAEQMAGVKASLAYAGYSWANVTVKAAADVTPDEKVLQLIPPRFLPEWHGYGAEFNARAVAAGIRDVNNIIESARIAGLSVQNVIYGPLAIAEAVLSPAEREFGTLLVDIGAGSTKVSIIDRSAIRETAVLPVGGGHLSADLAIGLRTSLARAGEVLDNFSLDGTSGSREIYELPGEKEGDVKKVSRTMIRSIIEARIAEILDLVAMAVKRFDYPGLLPGGAVFCGGVSRLSGLALLAENKLQMPVRIGQTETTGPVSGPAYANALGLVKCGCKHLREKGPELKSRRARRSVFLGRFLGRPGAG; translated from the coding sequence TTGGCCAAGGAACGTTCTTTTTTACTGGTCGGCCTTGATATAGGCACTTCAAAGACGGCTGTTGTTATTGCCGAATATGTTAACGGGCGGCCGGAACTGAAAGGTTCGGGAGTAAGCCCGTCCGCTGGCCTGGAGGAAGGGGTTATTGCCGACACCGGCGCTGCGGCCGGGGCCATCAAGCAGGCAATGGATGCAGCCGAGCAAATGGCGGGGGTAAAGGCATCCCTGGCCTATGCCGGTTATAGCTGGGCAAACGTGACTGTTAAAGCGGCGGCGGACGTGACCCCGGATGAAAAGGTGCTTCAACTGATACCGCCGCGATTTTTGCCGGAATGGCATGGGTACGGCGCGGAGTTTAATGCCAGGGCAGTGGCGGCCGGCATTCGCGACGTCAACAATATTATCGAGAGTGCCCGCATTGCCGGGCTTTCGGTGCAGAATGTAATATACGGACCGCTGGCCATAGCGGAGGCTGTTTTAAGCCCGGCCGAAAGGGAATTCGGGACGCTCCTGGTAGATATAGGCGCAGGTTCTACCAAAGTTAGCATCATTGACAGGAGTGCAATCAGGGAAACAGCGGTCCTTCCTGTTGGTGGGGGGCATCTGTCGGCAGACCTTGCCATCGGCCTGCGGACATCCCTCGCCCGGGCCGGGGAAGTTCTTGATAATTTTTCCTTGGATGGGACTTCCGGAAGCAGGGAAATTTATGAATTGCCCGGGGAAAAGGAAGGGGACGTAAAAAAGGTTTCCAGAACGATGATCCGGTCCATAATCGAGGCCAGGATTGCCGAAATTTTAGACTTGGTAGCCATGGCTGTGAAAAGGTTCGATTACCCCGGCCTTCTGCCCGGAGGGGCTGTTTTTTGCGGCGGTGTGTCCCGGCTGAGCGGACTGGCCCTTTTAGCCGAAAACAAGCTTCAGATGCCGGTAAGGATTGGTCAAACGGAAACAACCGGGCCGGTTTCAGGCCCGGCTTACGCAAATGCCTTAGGCCTGGTTAAATGCGGATGCAAGCATCTGCGCGAAAAAGGGCCGGAGCTTAAAAGCCGCCGTGCGCGGAGAAGCGTGTTTTTAGGCAGATTTTTAGGCCGGCCAGGAGCCGGTTGA
- the Sbp gene encoding uncharacterized conserved protein (small basic protein) — protein MWLGLWLAVLGLAVGIVIGLNIPLVLPQAYAKYLSVAALAALDSVFGGIRAAMEEHFDNTIFISGFFSNALLAAGLAFIGERLGIDLYLAAVVAFGVRLFQNLAIIRRHLLKK, from the coding sequence ATGTGGCTGGGACTCTGGCTGGCAGTTCTCGGCCTGGCGGTTGGCATTGTCATCGGGCTTAACATACCTCTCGTGCTGCCCCAGGCTTACGCCAAGTACTTGTCGGTAGCGGCGCTGGCAGCGCTGGATTCGGTGTTCGGGGGTATCCGCGCCGCAATGGAGGAACACTTCGACAACACAATTTTTATATCCGGTTTTTTTAGCAATGCCCTGCTGGCGGCAGGGCTGGCCTTCATCGGCGAAAGGCTGGGCATAGACCTCTACCTGGCTGCTGTAGTGGCGTTCGGTGTCAGGCTGTTCCAAAACCTGGCCATTATCCGCCGCCATCTTTTAAAAAAATGA
- the FtsQ gene encoding cell division septal protein: MTGASARRRRQGRPQKRWNAVEGIFFILVVLVTGYVLLRSPLFEVNRILVRGNQFLSEDKIRSVAAIGTGLNIFQADLATAASNLKTVPMIKEARVSRALPSTIVITVTERIPLGLLPAGGGFIEVDGEGVYLQQAGPGVPGLPVITGLSFALPAPGQVVQAEGLKEALAVIGGLPGELVAGLSEVHVEKDGQIIMYTADGIQCRFGQAAEIQEKGAVLSQLIVELRKQGARVKYIDLSCAGQPVVYYKKY; the protein is encoded by the coding sequence TTGACCGGTGCTTCTGCAAGGCGAAGGCGGCAGGGAAGGCCGCAGAAAAGATGGAACGCGGTAGAGGGCATTTTTTTTATTTTGGTGGTCCTGGTAACAGGTTACGTTCTGCTCCGCTCGCCGTTATTCGAGGTAAACAGAATTCTGGTCCGGGGCAACCAGTTCTTGAGCGAGGATAAAATAAGGTCCGTGGCCGCCATAGGTACCGGCCTGAACATTTTTCAGGCAGATTTAGCTACGGCTGCGTCCAATTTAAAGACGGTTCCGATGATTAAAGAGGCGCGCGTTTCCAGAGCACTCCCCTCAACCATTGTAATAACCGTTACAGAACGCATCCCTTTGGGCTTGTTGCCTGCCGGAGGGGGGTTTATTGAAGTGGACGGGGAAGGAGTTTACCTGCAGCAGGCCGGCCCGGGTGTTCCCGGACTGCCGGTAATAACAGGTTTGTCTTTTGCCCTTCCCGCTCCGGGGCAGGTTGTCCAGGCGGAGGGGCTAAAAGAAGCCCTGGCCGTGATCGGAGGTTTGCCCGGCGAGCTGGTGGCCGGTTTGTCGGAAGTTCATGTGGAGAAAGACGGCCAGATCATAATGTATACTGCCGACGGCATTCAGTGCCGGTTTGGACAGGCCGCGGAAATACAGGAGAAGGGCGCGGTTTTGTCCCAGCTTATTGTTGAGTTGCGCAAACAGGGAGCAAGGGTAAAATACATAGATCTTTCATGTGCCGGCCAGCCGGTGGTATATTATAAAAAGTATTAG
- a CDS encoding hypothetical membrane protein codes for MGVAPGFGNWGFILFLILILLIFGIGIIFI; via the coding sequence ATGGGAGTTGCTCCGGGTTTTGGCAACTGGGGTTTTATACTCTTCCTGATCCTGATTCTGCTCATATTCGGCATAGGAATTATCTTCATCTAA
- a CDS encoding hypothetical membrane protein, which translates to MAFAAGGAGAAPAWGSWALILFLILILLVFGIGFFI; encoded by the coding sequence ATGGCTTTTGCTGCCGGAGGCGCCGGCGCTGCCCCCGCCTGGGGAAGCTGGGCGCTGATCCTCTTCCTGATCCTGATTCTGCTCGTATTTGGCATAGGGTTCTTTATTTAA